From a single Shewanella donghaensis genomic region:
- a CDS encoding M20 metallopeptidase family protein, giving the protein MRFSARFAAIPTALSISLALATIINTNSLYAEELEVSVNKAMPQLEALYTHLHQNPELSYQEKNTSQRMAKELTKLGFEVTDKYGGFGVVGIYKNGAGPTVMIRADIDGLPIIEQTGKPYASTVTTLDAHNNTVGIMHGCGHDIHMTSMIGAAEQLMQHKSEWQGTLMMVAQPAEEMGGGAKAMLKQGLFSEFPTPDSVIGLHVSASIPAGKVGSISGYALANVDSVDITIKGKGGHGAYPHLTIDPVVLAARTVLALQTIPSREVSPLEPNVVTVGSIHGGSKHNIISNEVKLQLTLRSYNPEVREQQIAAIKRITKGIAMSAGLPDELMPVVYVHEDEKIPSTYNNPELAAAVKASIETEIGKDNVVLAPQVMAGEDFGLYGRTDQNVPITLFWLGAVEPAKYQASIASGDSLPSLHSSKFAPDYPLTINTGVRAMTRAAMDLFNNDK; this is encoded by the coding sequence ATGAGATTCTCTGCACGCTTTGCTGCCATACCTACCGCGTTATCTATATCACTGGCTTTAGCTACAATCATTAATACAAACTCGCTTTACGCTGAAGAGCTAGAGGTGTCGGTGAACAAAGCAATGCCTCAACTTGAGGCGCTTTATACTCATTTGCATCAAAATCCTGAGTTGTCTTACCAAGAGAAAAATACCAGCCAACGGATGGCAAAGGAGCTGACTAAATTAGGCTTTGAGGTCACTGATAAATACGGTGGTTTCGGGGTGGTTGGTATATATAAGAATGGCGCTGGCCCAACTGTCATGATCCGTGCCGATATTGATGGTTTACCTATTATTGAACAAACGGGAAAACCTTATGCATCAACAGTCACCACACTAGATGCGCATAATAATACCGTGGGAATTATGCATGGTTGTGGCCATGATATTCACATGACCAGCATGATTGGCGCGGCTGAACAACTGATGCAACATAAATCAGAGTGGCAGGGCACCTTGATGATGGTGGCTCAGCCAGCTGAAGAAATGGGCGGCGGAGCTAAAGCGATGCTTAAACAGGGATTATTTAGTGAATTCCCCACACCAGATAGTGTTATCGGATTACATGTTAGTGCCTCTATCCCAGCGGGGAAGGTGGGCTCCATTAGTGGTTATGCGTTAGCGAATGTTGACTCGGTTGATATTACGATTAAAGGTAAAGGTGGTCATGGCGCTTATCCTCATTTAACCATTGACCCTGTGGTATTAGCGGCGCGTACAGTGCTTGCTTTGCAAACTATTCCTAGTCGCGAAGTTTCTCCACTTGAGCCCAATGTCGTAACCGTTGGTTCAATTCATGGTGGTTCAAAGCACAATATTATTTCCAATGAAGTGAAGCTGCAGTTAACACTGCGCTCATACAACCCTGAAGTACGTGAACAACAAATTGCGGCGATTAAACGCATTACTAAAGGCATTGCCATGAGTGCAGGTTTACCTGATGAGCTAATGCCTGTGGTTTATGTGCATGAAGATGAAAAAATACCTTCAACCTATAATAACCCTGAATTAGCCGCTGCAGTAAAAGCCAGTATTGAAACTGAAATTGGTAAAGATAATGTGGTGCTTGCGCCGCAGGTTATGGCCGGAGAAGATTTTGGCTTATATGGCAGAACTGATCAAAATGTTCCTATTACATTATTTTGGTTAGGCGCAGTTGAGCCTGCTAAATACCAAGCAAGCATTGCTAGTGGAGATAGCTTGCCATCATTACACTCAAGTAAATTTGCCCCTGATTATCCGTTAACGATTAATACCGGGGTTCGCGCCATGACACGCGCCGCAATGGATTTATTTAATAACGATAAATAG
- a CDS encoding peptidylprolyl isomerase — protein sequence MTIIFTTNLGDIQIELDMEKAPVSSKNFLQYCQDGFYEHTIFHRVIKGFMIQGGGFTAKMKEKPTLEPIVNEANRGLSNTLGTIAMARTDAPHSATGQFFINTGDNTFLDHTATTNSGWGYAVFGRVTAGIEVVKEIEKAKTATVAGHEDVPKKAIVIEKVTIL from the coding sequence ATGACCATTATTTTTACCACTAACCTTGGCGATATTCAGATTGAACTGGATATGGAAAAAGCCCCTGTTAGCTCAAAGAATTTTTTACAGTATTGCCAAGATGGCTTTTATGAACACACCATTTTTCACCGAGTGATTAAAGGCTTTATGATCCAAGGTGGTGGCTTTACAGCCAAGATGAAAGAAAAGCCAACGCTTGAGCCGATAGTGAATGAAGCTAATCGTGGCTTAAGTAATACCCTTGGAACGATTGCGATGGCAAGAACCGATGCTCCGCATTCAGCAACTGGGCAGTTTTTTATTAATACTGGCGACAATACTTTTCTAGATCATACAGCAACGACCAACAGTGGTTGGGGTTATGCAGTATTTGGCCGAGTGACAGCAGGTATTGAAGTGGTAAAAGAAATTGAAAAGGCTAAAACGGCAACAGTGGCAGGACATGAAGATGTGCCTAAAAAAGCCATAGTCATTGAGAAAGTCACCATTCTCTAA
- a CDS encoding EcsC family protein, whose amino-acid sequence MSLSPQDNIELAQAKQLLENPGLAAKITDFIGAPIEQGFALLPKSVSNGIGKVTEMALMKASDAALFTMKNTPHEQSSDRWHKLGVAVSGGVGGFFGLSALALELPVSTTIMLRSIADIARSEGEQLDEVATKMACMEVFALGGESNDDDQAEKGYFAVRTVLANSIAEAAEYIATKGFSKEAAPMMVKLVTVVAERFGVQVTQKVAAQAVPAIGAAGGAIINTLFIDHFQDMARGHFIVRKLERKYGEELVKITYQSI is encoded by the coding sequence GTGAGTTTATCACCGCAAGATAATATTGAATTAGCTCAGGCTAAACAGTTACTTGAAAATCCTGGTTTAGCGGCAAAAATCACTGACTTCATTGGTGCTCCCATTGAGCAGGGCTTCGCATTATTACCAAAAAGTGTCAGCAATGGTATAGGTAAAGTCACTGAGATGGCGTTGATGAAAGCCTCTGATGCAGCACTATTTACCATGAAAAATACCCCCCACGAACAATCTTCAGATCGCTGGCACAAATTAGGCGTGGCAGTAAGTGGTGGTGTTGGTGGTTTTTTTGGCTTGAGTGCGCTTGCTTTAGAGTTGCCTGTTTCAACGACTATCATGCTGCGATCAATTGCTGATATCGCCCGCAGTGAAGGTGAGCAACTTGATGAAGTTGCCACTAAAATGGCCTGTATGGAAGTGTTTGCCCTAGGCGGTGAATCTAATGATGACGATCAGGCTGAAAAGGGTTATTTTGCGGTACGAACAGTTCTTGCAAATTCAATTGCTGAAGCGGCGGAATATATTGCCACCAAAGGTTTTAGTAAAGAAGCTGCCCCGATGATGGTGAAGTTAGTCACCGTAGTGGCAGAACGCTTTGGTGTGCAAGTGACTCAAAAAGTGGCTGCTCAAGCGGTGCCAGCAATCGGCGCTGCGGGTGGTGCGATCATTAATACCCTGTTTATCGATCATTTTCAGGACATGGCAAGAGGACACTTTATTGTTCGAAAGCTTGAGCGAAAATATGGTGAAGAACTGGTTAAAATCACTTATCAGTCTATATAG
- a CDS encoding FG-GAP repeat domain-containing protein: protein MNKLTRTLLASTCCIFPFVQSVFAAEAEVKFTTFSIDTEFELTHPVISVNLLNNEGNELLAMGVDDDHKRWFSVYGIVDNQLVMLDKVLLNNDVYSFDINEVDSNTDSTLALQQLYFVSAEQLLRYVPVTAKPSQNASNKLDLNMTPADVTADQDTSIIPTLSLNAQQTESALVSVSTNGAGELVPVAEINSLAVTGHADFISRGDFVSDINNDDVADILISDFREMHVLLGAGNDQFTRQSLPLLPQVELTNRGAEYSRSKLYHSDMNFDGRDDIVKVGEGSLEVYYQDEQAQFAPIAEYIAVSQPISGIDWWNKRDAYGQSLDQSDLLYRKVERIGDVNGDDITDLVVRYTKSSGVFDRTNDYEIYLGSNNNGIVGFGREPDTIIKADGTLTGLRFDDIDNDNVDEVIVSGFDIGITQIVSALLSGSIDQDVHVFKMNSASQFGEKANVSKEVELNFSLTSGQSGEPVVALADINGDGFKELLLSDDNETLDIYFGQAGSNPFSKRSQQWDMTIPVEGSMLSATDINADGKDDLLLKFGKQDPENLQRRFTVLLTQ, encoded by the coding sequence ATGAATAAGTTAACACGCACTTTACTGGCATCAACCTGCTGTATTTTCCCTTTTGTTCAATCAGTTTTTGCAGCTGAAGCAGAAGTGAAATTTACCACTTTTAGCATTGATACCGAATTTGAGCTTACTCATCCGGTCATAAGTGTCAACTTACTCAATAATGAAGGCAATGAGTTATTAGCCATGGGTGTGGATGATGATCATAAGCGTTGGTTTTCAGTGTACGGTATTGTCGATAACCAATTAGTCATGCTAGATAAAGTCTTACTCAATAATGATGTATATAGTTTTGATATTAATGAAGTCGACAGTAACACCGATAGTACTCTTGCATTACAGCAACTGTATTTTGTCAGTGCTGAGCAGTTACTTCGTTATGTTCCGGTAACGGCTAAACCTTCTCAAAATGCTAGTAACAAGCTAGATTTGAATATGACACCTGCTGATGTCACTGCAGATCAAGATACGTCAATAATTCCCACTCTTTCTCTAAATGCCCAACAAACAGAATCTGCTCTAGTATCAGTATCAACAAACGGTGCTGGTGAATTAGTTCCTGTTGCCGAAATTAATTCTTTAGCAGTAACAGGGCATGCCGATTTTATCTCTCGAGGTGATTTTGTCAGTGATATCAATAATGATGATGTTGCCGATATTCTTATTAGTGATTTTAGAGAAATGCATGTGTTACTTGGTGCAGGAAACGATCAATTTACCCGACAGTCATTGCCATTATTACCTCAAGTTGAATTAACTAATCGCGGCGCCGAATATAGTCGCTCTAAGCTTTATCATAGTGACATGAACTTTGATGGCCGTGATGATATTGTCAAAGTCGGTGAAGGTTCGCTTGAAGTATATTATCAAGATGAACAAGCGCAGTTTGCCCCAATAGCCGAGTATATTGCAGTGAGCCAACCGATAAGTGGTATAGATTGGTGGAACAAGCGTGATGCTTATGGGCAGTCGCTTGATCAAAGTGATTTGCTATACCGTAAAGTTGAACGTATTGGTGATGTTAATGGTGACGACATAACAGATCTGGTGGTTCGATATACCAAAAGTTCTGGGGTATTTGATCGTACTAACGATTATGAGATTTATCTTGGTAGCAATAACAATGGCATCGTTGGTTTTGGGCGTGAGCCAGACACTATAATTAAAGCTGATGGCACCTTAACAGGGCTACGTTTCGATGATATTGATAATGACAATGTCGATGAAGTGATAGTGTCTGGGTTTGATATTGGCATCACGCAAATTGTTAGTGCATTACTCTCTGGCAGTATTGATCAAGATGTTCATGTTTTTAAAATGAATAGTGCGAGTCAGTTTGGTGAAAAAGCCAATGTCAGTAAAGAAGTTGAATTGAACTTCAGTTTAACCTCGGGACAAAGCGGCGAACCGGTAGTAGCACTTGCTGATATAAATGGTGATGGCTTTAAAGAGTTATTGTTATCTGATGATAATGAAACGCTAGATATTTATTTCGGCCAGGCGGGAAGCAATCCATTTTCAAAGCGATCGCAACAATGGGATATGACGATCCCTGTTGAGGGCTCAATGTTATCGGCAACCGATATTAATGCTGATGGCAAAGATGATTTACTGTTGAAGTTTGGTAAACAAGACCCTGAGAATCTGCAGCGTCGCTTTACTGTATTGTTGACCCAATAA
- the hcp gene encoding hydroxylamine reductase: protein MFCIQCEQTVRTPAGNGCSYSQGMCGKLASTSDLQDLLIYMLQGVSAYAVKARQFDIIDAEIDTFVPKAFFATLTNVNFDDGRLADYAHQAQAYRNKLKAAYEQACAEKGVAVEEVIAQAEFNLAASQPEMLEQAPIALPNRGENVHEDILGLRLLCLYGLKGAAAYMEHARVLDQTDADVAGEFHQIMSFLGEDSVDGDKLFATAMEIGQLNYRVMAMLDAGETTSFGHPEPTQVNTKSFKGKAILVSGHDMKDLELILEQTEGKGINVYTHGEMLPALAYPAFKKFSHLVGNYGSAWQNQQREFSTFPGAVVMTSNCIIDPNVGDYSDRIFTRSIVGWPGVTHIEGEDFSAVIDKALELEGFSYDEIPHEITIGFARNALMEAAPTVVENVKNGSIKHFFLIGGCDGDKSERSYFTDLAKSVPDDTIILTLGCGKYKFNKLEFGDINGIPRLLDVGQCNDAYSAIQLALALKDIFDCDLNELPLSIVLSWFEQKAIVVLLTLLSLGVKNIRTGPTPPAFLTANLAQVLEDQFGLRNTTDVATDLKAMIKAA from the coding sequence ATGTTTTGTATTCAGTGTGAGCAAACAGTTAGAACCCCAGCAGGCAATGGTTGTAGTTATTCTCAAGGTATGTGCGGAAAATTAGCATCGACTTCAGACTTACAAGATTTATTAATCTACATGTTGCAGGGCGTTTCTGCTTATGCCGTTAAGGCTCGTCAGTTTGATATTATTGATGCAGAGATTGATACCTTTGTTCCTAAAGCTTTTTTCGCCACATTAACCAATGTGAACTTTGATGATGGACGTTTAGCTGATTACGCACATCAAGCCCAAGCTTACCGTAATAAGTTAAAAGCCGCTTACGAACAAGCCTGCGCTGAAAAAGGCGTAGCTGTTGAAGAAGTGATTGCTCAAGCTGAATTTAACTTAGCTGCTTCACAACCTGAAATGTTAGAGCAAGCACCTATCGCACTACCTAATCGTGGTGAAAACGTGCATGAAGATATTCTAGGTCTACGCCTACTTTGTTTATATGGCCTTAAAGGCGCAGCAGCTTACATGGAGCATGCACGTGTTCTCGATCAAACTGATGCAGATGTTGCTGGTGAGTTTCATCAAATCATGTCTTTCCTTGGCGAAGATTCAGTTGATGGCGATAAGCTATTTGCTACCGCTATGGAGATCGGTCAACTTAACTATCGTGTGATGGCGATGTTAGATGCTGGTGAGACAACGTCTTTTGGTCACCCAGAGCCAACTCAAGTAAACACCAAATCATTTAAAGGTAAGGCTATCTTAGTGTCAGGTCATGACATGAAAGATTTAGAACTTATCCTAGAACAAACTGAAGGTAAGGGCATTAATGTCTATACCCACGGCGAAATGTTACCAGCATTAGCTTACCCAGCATTTAAAAAGTTCTCACATTTAGTGGGTAACTACGGTAGCGCTTGGCAGAACCAACAACGTGAATTCTCTACGTTCCCAGGTGCTGTTGTCATGACTTCAAACTGTATTATCGACCCGAATGTCGGTGATTACTCAGACCGTATTTTCACTCGTAGCATTGTAGGCTGGCCTGGTGTGACTCACATCGAAGGTGAAGACTTTAGCGCTGTGATTGATAAAGCACTAGAGCTTGAAGGCTTTAGCTACGATGAAATTCCACACGAAATCACGATTGGTTTTGCTCGTAATGCCTTAATGGAAGCGGCGCCAACAGTAGTTGAAAACGTTAAGAATGGTTCAATTAAGCACTTCTTCTTAATCGGTGGTTGTGACGGTGATAAGTCAGAACGTAGCTACTTTACTGATTTAGCTAAGTCTGTACCTGATGACACCATTATCCTGACCTTAGGTTGTGGTAAGTACAAATTCAACAAACTTGAGTTTGGCGATATCAATGGTATTCCGCGTTTATTAGATGTTGGCCAATGTAACGATGCATACTCTGCTATTCAGTTAGCGCTAGCATTAAAAGATATCTTCGATTGTGACTTAAACGAACTGCCGTTAAGCATCGTGCTTTCATGGTTCGAGCAAAAAGCGATAGTTGTGTTACTGACTCTATTGTCACTTGGCGTTAAAAATATCCGTACAGGCCCTACACCGCCTGCATTCTTAACGGCTAACTTGGCTCAAGTGTTAGAAGACCAGTTTGGTTTACGCAATACAACTGATGTAGCAACTGATCTTAAAGCGATGATCAAAGCCGCTTAA
- a CDS encoding hybrid-cluster NAD(P)-dependent oxidoreductase, translating to MSGALAAKAKITTEVTATADNKKTTNSNDALLKADDWQRGDIQLRCTEKWHETHDVISFRFQGLSPVKFTYKPGQFITFKLEINGEMVYRSYTMSSSPSRPYSIVVTVKRIPGGQVSNFLADSVNEGDVITLMGPDGAFNLVDIAAEKYLFLSAGSGITPMYSMSRWLLDTKVGSDIAFVHSARGNDDIIFADSLAAMAHRSAQFQLSYMLESADDLSAGINHTANDSRMVGRIDVEKLTALVPDFMSRTIFVCGPEPYMVAVKSLIESSTFDMSRFHQESFTGAAKTSDSSTDSASTAAKFMLSIDKKDISLSTEQTLLDGIESEGLPIIAACRSGVCGACKCQVTSGTTESSSTMTLTAEEIAAGYVLACSTKITSDVTLKM from the coding sequence ATGTCGGGTGCACTTGCTGCCAAAGCAAAGATAACGACTGAGGTTACTGCAACTGCTGATAATAAAAAGACCACGAATTCAAATGACGCTCTACTCAAAGCCGATGACTGGCAACGGGGCGATATTCAATTACGCTGTACTGAAAAGTGGCATGAAACTCATGATGTAATAAGTTTTCGATTTCAAGGTTTATCACCGGTTAAGTTTACTTATAAACCGGGACAATTTATTACCTTCAAATTAGAAATAAACGGCGAGATGGTATACCGCAGTTATACCATGTCATCTTCGCCATCAAGACCTTACTCAATTGTAGTGACGGTTAAACGTATTCCTGGTGGTCAAGTTTCTAACTTCTTAGCGGATAGCGTTAATGAAGGTGATGTCATTACGTTAATGGGGCCGGACGGCGCGTTTAACTTAGTGGATATAGCAGCTGAAAAGTATTTATTTTTAAGTGCAGGCAGCGGTATTACGCCAATGTATTCAATGTCTCGTTGGCTGCTCGATACCAAAGTCGGCAGTGATATTGCGTTTGTTCACAGCGCTAGAGGCAACGACGATATTATCTTTGCTGATAGTTTAGCGGCAATGGCACATCGTAGTGCCCAGTTCCAATTGAGTTATATGTTGGAATCAGCAGATGATCTATCAGCAGGCATCAATCATACCGCTAATGACAGCCGTATGGTGGGACGCATAGATGTTGAGAAGTTAACTGCATTAGTGCCTGACTTTATGTCTCGCACCATCTTTGTCTGTGGGCCTGAACCTTATATGGTTGCAGTTAAATCACTGATTGAGAGCAGTACTTTTGATATGAGCCGCTTTCATCAAGAAAGCTTTACTGGTGCAGCAAAAACGTCTGATAGCAGTACTGATTCAGCCTCAACCGCTGCCAAGTTTATGTTATCAATTGATAAAAAAGATATTTCACTATCGACTGAGCAAACATTACTCGATGGTATAGAGTCAGAAGGGCTACCGATAATAGCGGCATGCCGAAGCGGTGTGTGCGGCGCATGTAAGTGCCAAGTGACTTCAGGTACGACTGAATCTAGCAGCACGATGACATTAACCGCTGAAGAAATTGCAGCGGGTTATGTGTTAGCTTGCTCGACTAAAATCACTTCTGATGTAACCTTAAAAATGTAA
- a CDS encoding DUF2956 domain-containing protein: MAKNISQETQVEAMKVAKATQKPSQTKEQTKLIAQGIEKGIAEYKKQHKVKARDKDKLRKQTLKAKNQLNDNDVEEVAEPQTSTAYLPWGLLIASWAGFIGYFFTQAS, encoded by the coding sequence ATGGCTAAAAATATCTCTCAAGAAACCCAAGTAGAAGCAATGAAAGTCGCTAAAGCCACTCAAAAACCTTCGCAAACTAAAGAGCAAACAAAACTGATAGCTCAAGGTATTGAGAAGGGAATTGCAGAGTATAAAAAACAGCATAAAGTCAAAGCGCGTGACAAAGATAAGTTACGTAAGCAAACTTTAAAAGCTAAAAATCAGCTCAATGATAACGATGTTGAGGAAGTGGCAGAACCACAAACATCAACAGCTTATTTACCATGGGGATTACTCATCGCCAGCTGGGCAGGTTTTATTGGCTACTTTTTTACACAAGCTAGTTAA
- a CDS encoding YecH family protein encodes MSKSIHGRNVIKLMKEQNTPQPQQQWLALMAEEFGENAEFHTCQASDMAANQLVELFISNGRLTETEAGFVINQCGHCAGKEGHAH; translated from the coding sequence ATGTCAAAATCAATTCATGGTCGCAATGTTATTAAATTGATGAAAGAGCAAAATACACCACAGCCACAACAACAATGGCTTGCTTTGATGGCAGAAGAGTTCGGTGAGAATGCTGAGTTTCACACTTGCCAAGCAAGCGATATGGCAGCGAACCAGTTAGTTGAACTGTTTATTAGTAATGGCCGTTTAACAGAAACTGAAGCGGGCTTTGTTATCAATCAATGTGGGCATTGTGCTGGCAAAGAAGGTCATGCACATTAA
- a CDS encoding xanthine dehydrogenase family protein molybdopterin-binding subunit — protein sequence MNQFNNSPISRRSFIKTIAGGAAVTFSISSLPISLLAAENPPVSTFATDPAWAPESGIANWRIDGMPKVTGEKIYARDFRARDLESHGWPSQKEERILYALRTNRIDAQVDSYQFDMLPSELRPIKTIDAACLATDNVLVSCDMKKPFFVKLSSAAAYYGQPVALLIFKNFDVFRQAKKILQFNPDVISYGAAVLRPTPQPYPNPYEYVKNEALEVPFSRVQTDPSQYKAQSAQVKHNVLVNMQTKTQQGEWQQYSRTFQTQVMDPMFMEPEAGLAWYDTNSDRLHLVLGTQSPTGDMAGAAEIFRDINCPYPVNNVDLIACYPGGGFGGRDSSYFSMYLAMAAPYAQGYPIRWAQDRFEQFQVGLKRHHTDFNESIYVDKNGLIQAVNASFTLNGGGRKNLSPYVAELAALSVCNAYNIPQILAYGEALDTPDLIGGSQRGFGGPQAFIAIETLLDEVAQKSSTDPFTIRRLNLLNKQGTTVTGAPITQDLQLPQILDELESQPLWQNRLASQQNFANKGLKYGVGLALANEAYGTGRDGMFGAVIINRDGSITARTPYIDMGNGAATALGLAPSNWLGRNASNIMMGDAGFFNSLGLYTPESSKLCHKPTPNPFSAKEVAVLSGSASACLGAYYQYHAVAHAGLSLLLGSVLPVLQQIWQVKVDYQQLSWQAGSATLAGYPTVEWSTIVEAIFRQNLPTYGAVHASFIVDFVNADFSFPLLSDTPLTLPLDYIALGTSVNDLMPVTRSKITVLPAANSQYGRSTYAPSGALIAVSVDPSTGKVTVEDCITALSAGVQHCPQLVSGQSQGGVAMAMGYVLSEDCPLTPDGPGGGNWNLDKYHLMRMNDVPLNQQLLVMPPAENETTARGIAEAVMCPIPPAILNALAMATQHRFSTLPVTPAAIRTIL from the coding sequence ATGAATCAATTCAATAATAGCCCTATAAGCCGACGCAGTTTTATCAAAACAATTGCTGGTGGAGCCGCCGTCACCTTCAGTATTTCCAGTTTACCTATTTCATTACTTGCCGCAGAAAACCCGCCTGTTTCAACATTTGCAACCGATCCCGCTTGGGCTCCTGAATCTGGTATCGCTAATTGGCGAATTGATGGCATGCCTAAAGTCACAGGGGAAAAAATATATGCCCGTGATTTTCGCGCTCGTGATTTAGAGAGTCATGGTTGGCCCAGCCAAAAAGAAGAAAGAATCCTATATGCGTTAAGAACTAATCGCATAGACGCTCAGGTCGACAGTTATCAATTCGACATGTTGCCAAGCGAGCTTCGACCGATTAAAACAATAGATGCTGCATGTCTGGCTACAGATAACGTATTAGTCAGCTGTGATATGAAAAAACCATTTTTTGTTAAATTATCCAGTGCTGCTGCTTATTATGGCCAGCCTGTTGCCTTGCTTATTTTTAAAAACTTTGATGTCTTTCGACAAGCCAAAAAGATTCTTCAGTTTAATCCCGATGTTATTAGTTACGGAGCTGCGGTATTACGGCCTACACCACAGCCTTATCCAAACCCATATGAATATGTTAAAAACGAAGCATTAGAAGTTCCTTTTAGCCGTGTTCAAACAGACCCAAGCCAATATAAAGCTCAAAGTGCTCAAGTTAAACACAACGTGTTAGTTAACATGCAAACTAAAACGCAACAAGGGGAATGGCAGCAATACTCTCGCACATTTCAAACTCAGGTCATGGATCCTATGTTCATGGAACCAGAAGCGGGGTTGGCCTGGTATGACACCAACTCAGATCGTTTACACTTGGTATTAGGTACACAATCACCGACCGGTGATATGGCTGGTGCAGCAGAAATATTTCGAGATATCAATTGTCCATATCCAGTTAATAACGTCGATTTGATTGCTTGTTATCCTGGAGGTGGTTTTGGAGGGCGTGATAGTTCTTATTTTTCGATGTATTTAGCCATGGCTGCACCTTACGCTCAAGGTTATCCTATTCGATGGGCCCAAGATCGATTTGAACAATTTCAAGTGGGTTTGAAGCGACATCACACTGATTTTAATGAAAGTATATACGTCGATAAAAATGGCTTAATTCAAGCTGTAAATGCCAGCTTTACGCTCAACGGTGGTGGCAGAAAAAATCTCAGCCCTTATGTTGCTGAACTTGCCGCTTTGAGTGTTTGTAACGCATATAACATTCCGCAAATTCTGGCATATGGCGAAGCATTAGATACGCCTGATTTAATTGGCGGTTCTCAACGTGGTTTTGGTGGGCCTCAGGCATTTATTGCTATAGAAACTTTACTTGATGAAGTTGCCCAAAAATCTAGTACCGATCCTTTTACTATTAGGCGTTTAAATTTACTCAATAAACAAGGTACGACAGTCACAGGGGCACCCATTACCCAAGATTTACAGCTACCACAAATTCTTGACGAATTAGAGTCACAACCTCTTTGGCAAAATCGACTGGCGTCTCAGCAGAATTTTGCTAACAAAGGGCTTAAATATGGTGTCGGTTTAGCTTTAGCCAATGAGGCTTATGGTACTGGTAGAGATGGCATGTTTGGCGCAGTAATTATCAATCGTGATGGCAGCATTACCGCCCGCACACCTTATATTGATATGGGCAATGGCGCTGCGACAGCATTAGGGTTAGCACCGTCAAATTGGCTAGGACGTAATGCCAGTAATATTATGATGGGTGACGCAGGTTTTTTTAACTCATTGGGCTTATACACTCCTGAATCTAGTAAGCTCTGCCATAAACCCACTCCCAATCCTTTTTCGGCAAAAGAAGTGGCCGTTTTATCGGGTTCAGCGAGTGCTTGTCTTGGGGCTTATTATCAATATCATGCAGTTGCTCATGCTGGGCTGAGCTTACTGCTTGGTAGCGTTTTGCCCGTGTTGCAGCAAATATGGCAAGTAAAAGTCGATTACCAACAATTATCATGGCAAGCCGGCAGTGCTACTTTAGCGGGTTATCCGACGGTAGAGTGGAGCACTATTGTGGAAGCTATCTTTCGTCAAAACCTCCCTACTTATGGCGCTGTACACGCGAGTTTTATTGTCGATTTTGTCAATGCGGATTTTAGTTTCCCTCTGCTTAGTGATACACCACTCACTTTACCTCTTGATTATATTGCTCTTGGGACATCCGTTAACGATTTAATGCCAGTCACTCGCAGCAAAATAACCGTTTTACCCGCTGCTAATTCACAATATGGACGCAGTACTTATGCGCCTAGTGGCGCTTTAATCGCGGTGAGTGTTGATCCGAGTACAGGTAAAGTGACTGTTGAAGATTGCATTACTGCCCTCAGTGCAGGAGTGCAACATTGCCCGCAACTAGTGAGTGGCCAATCTCAAGGCGGTGTTGCAATGGCAATGGGTTATGTCTTGTCGGAAGATTGCCCTTTAACACCTGATGGTCCGGGCGGTGGTAATTGGAATTTAGACAAATATCACCTCATGCGAATGAACGATGTACCACTGAATCAACAATTGTTAGTTATGCCACCTGCCGAGAATGAAACGACAGCAAGAGGTATTGCCGAAGCCGTTATGTGTCCTATCCCGCCAGCGATTCTTAATGCTCTGGCTATGGCAACACAACATAGGTTTAGTACATTACCAGTCACACCTGCGGCAATAAGGACGATTCTATAA